Proteins from a genomic interval of Clostridium scatologenes:
- a CDS encoding nucleoside recognition domain-containing protein yields the protein MINYIWFFILSFGIILGIFTGRGADISKVIVSSTESTVKLTISLLGIMCLWCGVMKIAEKSGLTDKLAKVLRPILKLIFKEASKDEKAMGAIVMNLTANMMGLSNAATPFGIKAMKELDRLNKKNSSASNDMALFLVINAACIQFLPTTVISMRAAVGSQNPGETILPGIIATGTAALFGIVFCKILQKYF from the coding sequence GTGATAAATTATATATGGTTTTTTATTTTAAGTTTTGGAATAATATTGGGCATTTTTACTGGAAGAGGTGCAGATATATCTAAAGTTATAGTATCTTCTACAGAATCTACAGTAAAATTAACTATAAGCTTATTAGGAATAATGTGTCTATGGTGTGGGGTAATGAAAATTGCTGAAAAAAGTGGACTTACAGATAAATTAGCAAAAGTTTTAAGACCTATACTAAAGTTAATTTTCAAGGAAGCTTCTAAAGATGAAAAGGCTATGGGAGCAATAGTTATGAATTTAACTGCAAATATGATGGGACTTTCAAATGCAGCTACACCTTTTGGTATTAAAGCCATGAAAGAATTAGATAGATTAAATAAGAAAAACAGTTCAGCCAGTAACGATATGGCGTTATTTTTGGTAATAAATGCAGCTTGTATACAGTTTTTACCTACTACTGTTATATCAATGCGTGCAGCAGTAGGATCTCAGAATCCTGGAGAAACTATATTACCAGGTATAATAGCCACTGGTACA